The proteins below come from a single Oncorhynchus tshawytscha isolate Ot180627B linkage group LG22, Otsh_v2.0, whole genome shotgun sequence genomic window:
- the LOC112221915 gene encoding sodium-coupled neutral amino acid transporter 3 — protein sequence MDVGRGLELQKMNGQHSRDLGPDKLNLEDGFDGLEFMAERDEFLPGKSPGIKAPQFTDFEGKTSFGMSIFNLSNAIMGSGILGLAYAMSNTGIVLFLILLLCIAILSAYSIHLLLRSAGVVGIRAYEQLGHRAFGQPGKVLAGSIITMHNIGAMSSYLFIVKSELPLVMQAFLGLKDNTGEWYLDGKYLIIIVSVIIVFPLSLMRHLGYLGYTSGFSLSCMVFFLISVIYKKFNIPCPLEKITSQDNHLVSVLGESHDNHSFVSSDVDFCEAQSFTINMKTAYTIPILAFAFVCHPEVLPIYTELRDATKKRMQTVANISILAMFVMYGLTAIFGYLTFFGGVDSELLHTYIKVDPLDTLILCVRMAVLVAVTLTVPVVLFPIRRALLQLLFPEKPFHWAHHISIAVCLLVIVNLLVIFVPTIRDIFGIIGATSAPSLIFILPGIFYIRIVPEETEPLKSIPKIMAACFAALGFVFMVMSTSFIILDWVSGESRSGGGH from the exons ATGGATGTTGGGAGAGGTTTGGAGCTCCAAAAGATGAACGGGCAACATAGCAGGGACCTTGGTCCAGATAAGCTCAATTTAGAAGATGG GTTTGACGGGCTGGAGTTCATGGCAGAACGAGATGAGTTCCTGCCAGGGAAGAGCCCAGGAATAAAGGCACCTCAGTTCACTGAT TTTGAGGGGAAGACGTCATTTGGAATGTCCATCTTTAATCTCAGCAATGCCATCATGGGCAGTGGAATTCTGGGACTAGCATACGCCATGTCAAACACCGGAATCGTCCTCTTCCT tATCCTGTTGCTATGCATCGCCATTTTGTCTGCCTATTCCATCCACCTCCTCCTGAGAAGTGCAGGAGTTGTAG GCATCCGCGCCTATGAGCAGCTAGGGCACCGTGCTTTTGGACAACCAGGCAAAGTGTTGGCTGGCTCCATCATCACCATGCACAACATTGgag CGATGTCCAGCTACCTGTTCATTGTGAAGTCAGAGCTCCCGTTGGTCATGCAGGCCTTTCTGGGCCTGAAGGACAATACTGG AGAGTGGTACTTGGATGGGAAGTACCTGATCATCATCGTAAGCGTCATCATCGTCTTTCCACTCTCACTCATGCGACATCTTG GTTACCTTGGTTACACCagtggcttctctctctcctgtatggtTTTCTTCCTCATCTCT GTGATCTATAAGAAGTTCAACATCCCGTGTCCACTGGAGAAGATAACCAGTCAAGATAACCACTTAGTGTCCGTCCTGGGGGAGAGTCATGATAACCACTCATTTGTCTCCTCTGATGTGGATTTCTGTGAAGCACAGTCCTTCACCATCAACATGAAG ACAGCATATACCATCCCCATCCTGGCTTTCGCTTTTGTCTGCCATCCTGAGGTGCTTCCCATCTACACAGAGTTACGAGA CGCCACCAAGAAACGCATGCAGACGGTTGCCAACATCTCCATTCTGGCCATGTTCGTCATGTACGGGCTGACCGCCATCTTCGGTTACCTCACCTTCTTTG GTGGAGTAGATTCCGAGCTCCTTCATACATACATTAAAGTGGACCCATTGGACACACTGATCCTGTGTGTGCGTATGGCTGTCCTGGTTGCTGTTACCCTTACTGTTCCTGTGGTACTCTTTCCG ATCCGCAGGGCCCTGCTGCAGCTGCTGTTCCCAGAGAAGCCCTTCCACTGGGCTCACCACATCTCCATCGCCGTGTGTCTCCTCGTCATCGTCAACCTATTGGTCATCTTCGTGCCCACCATTCGAGACATCTTCGGCATCATTG GAGCGACCTCTGCACCCAGCCTGATCTTCATCCTCCCGGGAATCTTCTACATCAGGATTGTTCCTGAAGAAACAGAGCCTTTAAAATCCATACCAAAGATTATG GCCGCCTGTTTTGCAGCGTTAGGCTTCGTCTTCATGGTGATGAGTACGTCATTCATCATCCTTGACTGGGTGTCCGGAGAGTCTCGGAGCGGAGGCGGGCACTAG